ATGCATGGAACACATCAACCAATATTGtatccatatttctagatcCGTGTTCATCAAGGATGAATCCATGGCCAGCGCCTTGAACCTCCGTCCCAAGGCTGACCCTATGTATGTGGGTCAATTGGGAGCCCCCATGAAGGGTGATGTGGTGGATGTGAAAGTGAACGTGGGTGATCAAGtggagaaaggtcaggttctGGTAATCCTTTCGGCCATGAAGATGGAGATGTCGGTGCAAGCCCAAAAGTCGGGCAAGGTCACCAAAGTATTGGTTGTGAAGGGCGAGAAAGTTGAGGGCGACGACTTGATCGTCGAGATTGACGAGTGATCATGGGCAATTACTTGTGTCTAAATCTGCTTCCCAAACCACCACCCACCCATGTGTCTATTTTAGTCCACGTTTATGAAAGTGTTTTAATAGCTACTATTTTTCggcagaggaaaaaaaatacattttattCATGTTCATGGTTGTTTGCGCATTGAAAATTTTCATTAGGTTAATGGGATGTAGTTTTTCAGAATGTAACCCTAACACTTATTGTGTTTTCGCTCGTTGCAGCTCTTGGCCTGGAGTGAGTAAGTAGTAAACGtaaaaaatgatgttgatgCCACTACTAAAATGTATGCACGTAGCAAAATCGATCAAGCCATGTAAATGAAGGTATTAATGTTGTCGTCGTCGCGTTTCATGTACTTGTTCTCAATGAGCCACTCGATTTGCTCCTTGATCATCTTCTTGGACGGTAGGAACATGTTCTTAAGAATGTCCACCAGTTCCGTCTGAAGCTGAGCATTGTTGATGCGCTTCCTCATCTTTAGTATCTTGATGATGGCCTCTTGCGTACGGAAGATCCTTAGCTGCATAATGCCctcgttctcctcctctttggcCTTGTCCGTGCACAACTGAAGCCTTCCAATCAAACTGACTTTCCCGCGCTTCTGCACTTTCCCGTTCTTGATCATGGCGAACTCGTGGTTGATCCAGAACTGCGTGTTGTCCGTGAAGTCGTTGGGCTTGCTCACTTGAGGCTCGTACATCAAGATTTGCCGTTTCAATTTGGCCATGGACACGAGACCCCAGAGGGTGCGACGGATTTCCGAGTCCGGCAACTCCGTGGCCAATTTGAGGTTATCTAACGTGAGTCGATCGTGACGACGGTTCTCCCAACAGAAGAGTACGGCCATTTGGAAGGTGGTGACTTCGAGATCGAATTTCCCGATGTTGTTCGCGAACGTGATCGTTCCATTGGACATGTGGTGATGCCATTGCAACTTCCGACCTGAATGCTTGCTCTGAGAACGAAATAAACCCCAAGGAGTTGAGTTTGGGAGACAAGAATTACGGTTAGTTTGCGTCGATTACCTTGTAGAATTCTTCCACTTCCGGAATAAAGTCTTCTAATTCTCGAGGTAGGGAAACGGGCTGCCTTTCGTTGCTTTTGGCCCAAGCTCCTTGGTTAAGGATTTTGATGGAGATAATATCGGAGAGGTTGTGCTTTTCAAGATTCATGGACAGGTAGTCTTTGAATTGGGAATTCAGGTCCTCGCTCACCTGAAAAGTGTCAcaattggaattgattttgatcGCTTGACGTCGAAGAAAGTTCGAAAACATTTAAGTCGAGGTCGATCTTTTCCGCTGAAGCACATACGGTTGAAGTACAGAAATAAATCAGAGTCAAGCTGACTCACGTGAATCCAATCATACCCATTCATCTCATCCCAGAGTCGACAAAAGCCCCATTCATTCCAACCCAATAAAGCTCtaaagaaaatcaattcagtAAGGCATCTCCTCAATGGGATATCAAAGTACAAACGCtttttgattttctatctacCATTGATCAAACAATTGACTTCTCGTTAACTGAAAAAGATATCAGCGCTATTTTTAAACCCATATGCCAACCAATGAATTCAGGTAACGAACACCTTTTTCAAAGTGAACGGGACTGCACTCGTTTTAACACTTGTCTTTCTTACCTTGACGTCTTGGAACATTCGACTGAGTTTGTTGATGAAGTCGGCTGGCATGCCCACCTCTCGGAGCCACTCGACCATGTTCTCCTCCATTTCCGAGTCGGCGGAGGTCTCGAGGATGAGTCGACGTGTGAGATGACCTTTGGCGTAGCGCATAAACACGTCCTTATTCTGTACGTACTTTAACACGAGCAACACTTCCCGCAGCTTAGCCTCGATCTCGTCCGAGGTGAGCTTCTTGCTGACCGGGTTCTTTCGGAGAAGGATATCACAATAATTAGCCAGCAGCTCGGGACACTTGGATTCGGGCACTACGCGAGAATACATTCGACCACGCCCGGGCAACTCTAACCGGAACACGGACGTGTCGTTGACCACCCGTTTGAAGGCCATGTCTCGTGAGGTCATGAACCGCGGGTCATCGTGGAAGGCATCGTGCACGAGAAGACTAAATCGACGGAAGAGCTCGAGCAAACGCTCCACATATTTTTCGCAGTCTTGCGTAATCACATCCGCCGATTCGATCATATCGGCGATGCCCGTCTGGTAGATGTGATCCTCGAGGTCGTGGAGCATGGGCAAGATCCCGGAATCGGGCACACGATCCATGAGCTTGAACAGGAGCTGAAGTTTGTCCGTCTCGTTGGTCTTGATCATGCCGGCGCACTCGGCCAGGATGGTTTCCTTGTTTGAGGTGACGAGCACATCGACACAGGACTTGACTAGATTCTGAACCGAGCCCGAGCTCGACTCGAGGTACTTTTGGGCGCGTTGCTCTTCCTCGCGTAATTTGGCATCGGCATACCTCATATAGTCCTGGACGCCGTGTTCGAGTAGATGCTCGGGGGCTTTGAGATTGTAGAACTGCTCGGTGGCATCGATGTAGGCGCGCTCAAAGTTCTCCCGATAGATCTGGAGCTTGTCCTCGGCATTGGACGAGAGATTGACGTAGGATTCGCGTACGCCGATCACCAATTGCGAGTCAAAGGCTTCACCATTGCGCTCGTTGTGCACGAGCTTCATGGCCGAGCTTTGGAGGCGTTCTTTGATGTTGGAGAAGATGCTCTGATTCCAGGAATCGAGCATGAGCTTGCGCACCACGCTGTTGTCCTCGGTGGGTTTGCCCTTTTGTAGACTGGTGGTGGTTTTGCCCTGGAGGGCCGTCTCCAACTGACCAAAAGGCTTGGGCAAGTAGCTGCATTGCGTGAAGAACTTCCGCCATTCCGCGATGTAGGCCTTTAAGAGGGCCTGGTCCTCCTGATGCGACAACACTCGCTCCTGGGCCTGTTTGATGAAGTCCAAGATGTCCTGGAAACACGAAGGCCCATTTAGTTTTAGGGAAGGGACTCAAAATCAACAGGACGACGAATCATCTGCCATGGGCTAAACAGTAAACAGTCGacacatgtacgtacagtatgaTGATATGGGTCTATCCAATCTTCCCATTAGCCCAGGACACCCAAGACTCTTTCGAGTCCCTGCATTAGCCCACCAAACTGGAGCCTAGGCTAAAATCTCCTGCCGGTTTTGGTCGAAAAATCAGCGCCAGTCCTATCCCAGTTTTAACTATCGGCCAATAAAACCAGGGCAATAAATAGTAATGATGACCACGCCAATAGATATGAATGGGCTTTTCCGGCGATTCATCTATCCTCGCCATTGGAACAGTCTGTCTGTCGACGTGCTTTAGGTATGCTTTAGCTATGCtttatgtatgtacgtatgtatgcaTTGATTGCCTCTTGGTCTGTCTGTCGGTCCAAACGATGACTGACCTCTCTGAGGGCGGCGTAGACTTTGGGCGCGCCTTTCTCGTCCCACAGACACACCGAGTGGACCAACCAAAACAGGTCCTGCCATTCACTCCGAGACACGCTCATCTGCCGCAGGAGCTTCAACAGCGTCGGACGCATCTGCGGCCATTTGTCCTCAAAGCTCAAGGCGTTCTTGTCCTTCAACATGACGATATGGGCGAATGCGGCTGAGCGGGCGGAGCGTGGGAGGTGAGTCGGACGGGGCCCTAGGCCGGGGCGGGGCGACGACCCGTAGTACCCCCCGCAGACAGACGGACCCGGCTGGGTTCGAGCAAAGCGGCACACGGGCAGTGGAGCCGGGATCCGCACTAGAGACCAATGAGGCTGAAATCGGAATGATGGGAGCCCATTAATCGCAGGCCAAAGTTGTGCTGGGGCCCATGGCCGATTCAGCCGAAAACCAGCCCACTCTCAGCTGGAAGCCTCGGCCGAAAAATCGATGATCACGGTCGGACCGCAGGTCATGAGGAATGCCTTGAAAGGAGTCCCCCACTCTGGTCGGGTGACAGGGTTATTCCCCATTAGTCAATGTGGGATGTGTGACTGGTCATGATGATTGGGCAACATTTTGTGTTCTTGTAGTTTGTACCGATTTGTTCCCTGCTCCTGAACGCGGAAAGAACGCCTTTACCCCCCGCACCTCTTTTCCCGTGGGCCCATGAGAGTATTTGGGTGTCTTTTTGTGGCCCAGGTTGTTTTCTGAGCCGCTGGATTGTCACATTTATACTCAAcctttgaacaattatgcctGTCGATTCCTGGCCAAAATATCCAGTAGAAGACAGGTTAGCACCAAGGAGTTGATACTTTACTTAAGCACCAGTGCATGGCTATATTCTCTAGTAAAGTCATTCAAAGTTCATCCTGACACTAACCATTTTAGTGCCAAACCAATTTAAAGAGTGGCTTCACCCTTTAGCCCACATTTCCCTTGGGCTAGAAGCCAAGCTTCTAGCAGCACAATCTAGATGAGCCTGCAACAATGATTCATGAACATAAAAGCCTGACAAACATTTCTAATGTTCTTTGGTACTTTTGATTACCGTCAATTTGGATCGGCCATGATTTTACTAATGATGGGTTTAAAAAgtttcttgtcattttcacCTGTTTGGTTGCATTTTTATGTTCAGTTTTAAGAGCCCTGATTATAAATACATAAAAAAGAACTTGGggaagaaaacgaaagaaaggacgggatatttttggacaccatTCGTGACGGTGCTGGATCAAGTAGGTGAAAGAAGCGGTGGACCCTTGACATCAGCCAAATTCGACCATGCCTCCGGGTGTCAAGGGATCTTAAATTTTCTCGCTACCTTTCCTCATGACCTCATAGCTTCCCCAGACTCCTTGTCTGTCTCAGTGTGACTTGACCCCACCTCATCCATCAAACCCATGAATTAACTGGCCCATTACATGGTAATTTTCATTAAATAAAGACTCCCAACCTCCCAACTCACAAATTTAGTCAATTCAGGTAGTCATAGCTTTTCAATAGCGGTCATCAGCTCATGGACTGCCTAAACGAGAAAACTTGTTCGTCACCCTGAAAAGATCCCTGGGTTTGTCAACAATCAATTTGCCCCTCTTACGTTGATCCGATTGCTTTGAATTTGGTGCGGGTCCGTAGTGTTCATTGCCCGTGATCTTGCCCACCAGCCCCATGAGTGCGTCCGAGTTGAGCTCGTACCAGCTCCAATTGGAGCAGGTCAAAGCGGCCTTGACCTCGGAACCAACCAACGAGGAACTGCTCAAGCTGCAGACCGACCTGGAACAAGTCATCCAACTCACGCAGGAACTCATTCAGACGCAGATCTCGGCCTCGCACGCCATCGGAGCTTCGACCTCGGCGGCCACGCCCACCGGCATCCCTAGCCCGGCCTTGGCTGACACGGCTTCGACGTCGTCTCGGTCGCGTTTGGTGGAGGATTTGACGCCGGTCAAGCATTGGCAAGTGGGCGAACAATGTCAGGCTCTGTGGCATAAGGACGGATTGTAAGACGACGTAGATAGATGTCTACTCATTAGTTAGGATTACTAGAGGTTCAGGAGCTTCTCATAGATTGGGTGGTGACACTGTCAAACAGTGTTCAAGACAATCACAGACACTTTATTCCAGTTGGTGGATTCTTGGGTGGAATGGACATCTCGTTTTGACATTCGACAACTTTTGATCGGTTTGTTGTTACGTAACACTATTTGGAAATTGTTGAGCGCCcagtcacattttgaaatctttcgAATAATGTTCTAGCTCAACCAGTAAGAAATGAGACTGTCAGTAGGTTGGACAATTACAAATTTAGAAAATCAGCTCTCGACAATTAtccatttttgtccaacaaTTGTGCGCATTGTTCTTGAAACACAGGAAAATATATGTTTGATTAACCAACCATTTCTTGGCCACATTGACTAGAAAATGCCACCAATTTCATCcaaaatggttccaaatttCGCTATTTAAACAatccacttttcaagaaaactACCCTTGAAACGATAATAACGATTtctcaaatcattgaaaacccCACCTTAAAAAACGTCCATTGATTCTCGGCATAGAGTGCCAACTCGGGTGCCAGCAGTGTATATCTGTTAGATGATTTTCATGATATATTTACAAATACATTTATATGGTTTGTCATCAATCTGTAGATTTTATCTTTTCTTGTGGGCGTTTGAAACGTCAAATAATCCCAAAAATAAGTAGAATTGGGTGCGAAAACATATTACGATCACGGAGCACTATATTGCATTTTCGTTCCAGATATTATGAGGCTACCATAAACGAGATCACTACGGATGGCGAAGTCTCGCTCACTTTCAAACACAACGGTCAACAAGGCGTGACCAGTTTAGGGTTGCTTCAGTTCTCCAAAATGGGCGTGACTGGCACCGAGTCTAACCTAAATAAGCGCGAACAAATGGACAAACAACGCGAGTacctgaagaagaaaaagcaaaagaagatgGAACGTTACAAGAACATGGAAAAAGAACgcgagaaggagaagaacaaaTGGCAGAATTTCAGTCACAAGGTATGAACAACGAGAAAAAGATGTGATATTTGGAAggaaaaggagagagagatactagaaaggttgggactgtacaggATTCACAGACGGTCCAAAAgttatctgatactgtactttttcaaaagcattcatgtgctttgtcccaacccaggatttaggccTAATCATAACGACTGCAGAGTCAGACGGAGAACATATAtcagttcttttcattttgaagtgttGAAGATTCCATTACCTGTAGGAATGTCCCACCCCCTCCAAccccaaaattatttttttttatccctgTTGTGCCATCATTCGCCAATCTAAGGTGGTGCatcacaatctttttttcttgggaaGGGAGTTGGGACTTACATACTGGTAATGGAATTTCaacacttcaaaatgaaaagaactgaTATATGTTCTCCGTCTGACACTGCGGTCGTTATAATTAAGCCTAAAAACTGGGTTGGGACACAGcacatgaatgcttttgaaaaagtacagtatctttgaagtaaaaaaaaaaaaaagaatatgtcAAAACTTGACTTGGGATCAGACGAGAATGGGGTGGTGGTGCGGGATTTACTATATATGAGCAtatgagcatctcatcagaaactgagatgtcacaccatcaagactctcgagttctcctggccctgatggtgtgacatctcagtttctgatgagatgctcacaggttcttgctcctgttttctcgcacttgatgcgttgcatcttggaccagggcaagttcccctcttctctgaaggtagctcatgtggttccaattttcaaagggggagataagtcgctccccagtacgtaattataggccgatttctctcacttcgaatattgcgaaggtgtttgagaagatcatgaggtccaaacttgttgaatttcttgatattcatgaagtccttcctcctatccagcatgggttccgagcacattttagcacggttacccaactgattgagcatttagagcaggtcattgaagGACTGGAAAGgtacgagtcagttgatgttgtctatcttgattttgccaaggcctttgataaagtagatcatggccttttgctgaatagacttcatgacattgggatccaaggcaaggttctcaatgaGGA
This Tigriopus californicus strain San Diego chromosome 7, Tcal_SD_v2.1, whole genome shotgun sequence DNA region includes the following protein-coding sequences:
- the LOC131884133 gene encoding cullin-5-like → MLKDKNALSFEDKWPQMRPTLLKLLRQMSVSRSEWQDLFWLVHSVCLWDEKGAPKVYAALREDILDFIKQAQERVLSHQEDQALLKAYIAEWRKFFTQCSYLPKPFGQLETALQGKTTTSLQKGKPTEDNSVVRKLMLDSWNQSIFSNIKERLQSSAMKLVHNERNGEAFDSQLVIGVRESYVNLSSNAEDKLQIYRENFERAYIDATEQFYNLKAPEHLLEHGVQDYMRYADAKLREEEQRAQKYLESSSGSVQNLVKSCVDVLVTSNKETILAECAGMIKTNETDKLQLLFKLMDRVPDSGILPMLHDLEDHIYQTGIADMIESADVITQDCEKYVERLLELFRRFSLLVHDAFHDDPRFMTSRDMAFKRVVNDTSVFRLELPGRGRMYSRVVPESKCPELLANYCDILLRKNPVSKKLTSDEIEAKLREVLLVLKYVQNKDVFMRYAKGHLTRRLILETSADSEMEENMVEWLREVGMPADFINKLSRMFQDVKVSEDLNSQFKDYLSMNLEKHNLSDIISIKILNQGAWAKSNERQPVSLPRELEDFIPEVEEFYKSKHSGRKLQWHHHMSNGTITFANNIGKFDLEVTTFQMAVLFCWENRRHDRLTLDNLKLATELPDSEIRRTLWGLVSMAKLKRQILMYEPQVSKPNDFTDNTQFWINHEFAMIKNGKVQKRGKVSLIGRLQLCTDKAKEEENEGIMQLRIFRTQEAIIKILKMRKRINNAQLQTELVDILKNMFLPSKKMIKEQIEWLIENKYMKRDDDNINTFIYMA
- the LOC131884135 gene encoding survival of motor neuron-related-splicing factor 30-like, whose protein sequence is MSASELSSYQLQLEQVKAALTSEPTNEELLKLQTDLEQVIQLTQELIQTQISASHAIGASTSAATPTGIPSPALADTASTSSRSRLVEDLTPVKHWQVGEQCQALWHKDGLYYEATINEITTDGEVSLTFKHNGQQGVTSLGLLQFSKMGVTGTESNLNKREQMDKQREYLKKKKQKKMERYKNMEKEREKEKNKWQNFSHKAFGKKGFVKKSIFKTPENTSGRVGIGTCGVSGQEMTKFSHGAKYRKGV